One Misgurnus anguillicaudatus chromosome 19, ASM2758022v2, whole genome shotgun sequence genomic region harbors:
- the dxo gene encoding decapping and exoribonuclease protein isoform X2 has translation MAEHYRKAQHREQHHPETVYKRSRDLSVDYNTDKRHRSSAEDRHRCALTLSTHRQQYERNFPVYKQPVEVGGFSLDSHRNFFNDYRQMRYYVQPRKSPNFNLRDGYNDRFVKRDDGVKEKLDHLLKWILANKDQIQSRNQTSSSSCVLGVDFVTWRGHLTKLLTTPYETQEGWLLAASRFKDTIYISEVETETARINREQRSERHEEMMYWGYKFEQYICADDVDGTPDPGGVVNTNEAFCTVVQTRLAEHKLLFSGEVDCRVKDPEAPPAPSCYVELKTSAEICTPKQRSNFHRYKLLKWWAQSFLPGVPQIVAGFRDHEGVVVSVETFQTSKISQLIKMIY, from the exons ATGGCTGAGCATTACCGCAAAGCTCAACACAGAGAGCAACATCATCCTGAAACTGTTTATAAACGATCCAGAGATCTCAGTGTCGATTATAACACAGATAAGCGACACAGATCTTCAGCTGAAGATCGTCACAGATGTGCTTTGACTCTGTCCACACACAGGCAGCAGTATGAGAGGAATTTCCCAGTATATAAACAGCCCGTGGAGGTGGGCGGCTTCTCTCTGGACTCTCACAGAAACTTCTTCAATGATTACAGACAGATGAGATATTATGTTCAGCCCAGAAAAAGCCCAAATTTCAATTTAAGAGACGGATACAACGACCGTTTCGTTAAAAGAGATGATGGAGTGAAAGAGAAGCTTGATCACCTGCTGAAGTGGATCTTGGCAAACAAAGATCAAATCCAAAGCAGAAACCAAACCTCCTCGTCCAGCTG TGTTTTAGGTGTGGATTTCGTGACATGGAGAGGACACTTAACCAAACTCTTGACCACTCCGTACGAGACTCAAGAGGGATGGCTGCTGGCCGCATCCAGGTTTAAAGATACCATCTACATCAGTGAGGTGGAAACGGAGACGGCGAGGATAAACCGAGAGCAGCGCTCGGAGCGACATGAGGAAATGATGTACTGGGGATACAAGTTTGAGCAGTACATATGCGCAG ATGATGTGGACGGGACTCCAGATCCAGGAGGAGTCGTGAACACAAACGAAGCGTTTTGTACGGTGGTGCAGACTCGTCTAGCCGAACACAAGCTGCTCTTCTCTGGAGAAGTGGACTGTCGGGTTAAAGACCCCGAAGCTCCTCCCGCTCCGTCCTGTTACGTGGAGCTCAAGACCTCAGCGGAGATCTGCACCCCGAAACAGCGCAGCAACTTCCACAG ATACAAGTTGCTGAAATGGTGGGCACAGTCATTTCTTCCTGGAGTGCCACAGATAGTCGCTGGATTTCGGGATCATGAAGGGGTGGTGGTGTCTGTGGAGACGTTTCAAACTTCTAAAATATCACAACTGATCAAG ATGATCTACTGA
- the dxo gene encoding decapping and exoribonuclease protein isoform X1 gives MAEHYRKAQHREQHHPETVYKRSRDLSVDYNTDKRHRSSAEDRHRCALTLSTHRQQYERNFPVYKQPVEVGGFSLDSHRNFFNDYRQMRYYVQPRKSPNFNLRDGYNDRFVKRDDGVKEKLDHLLKWILANKDQIQSRNQTSSSSCVLGVDFVTWRGHLTKLLTTPYETQEGWLLAASRFKDTIYISEVETETARINREQRSERHEEMMYWGYKFEQYICADDVDGTPDPGGVVNTNEAFCTVVQTRLAEHKLLFSGEVDCRVKDPEAPPAPSCYVELKTSAEICTPKQRSNFHRYKLLKWWAQSFLPGVPQIVAGFRDHEGVVVSVETFQTSKISQLIKNEFNCWKPTVCMNFCSDFLSFVKSVVKEDDPRLVYLFAWDPHRDVTYTVHRDSQFNILPEWYVEEMK, from the exons ATGGCTGAGCATTACCGCAAAGCTCAACACAGAGAGCAACATCATCCTGAAACTGTTTATAAACGATCCAGAGATCTCAGTGTCGATTATAACACAGATAAGCGACACAGATCTTCAGCTGAAGATCGTCACAGATGTGCTTTGACTCTGTCCACACACAGGCAGCAGTATGAGAGGAATTTCCCAGTATATAAACAGCCCGTGGAGGTGGGCGGCTTCTCTCTGGACTCTCACAGAAACTTCTTCAATGATTACAGACAGATGAGATATTATGTTCAGCCCAGAAAAAGCCCAAATTTCAATTTAAGAGACGGATACAACGACCGTTTCGTTAAAAGAGATGATGGAGTGAAAGAGAAGCTTGATCACCTGCTGAAGTGGATCTTGGCAAACAAAGATCAAATCCAAAGCAGAAACCAAACCTCCTCGTCCAGCTG TGTTTTAGGTGTGGATTTCGTGACATGGAGAGGACACTTAACCAAACTCTTGACCACTCCGTACGAGACTCAAGAGGGATGGCTGCTGGCCGCATCCAGGTTTAAAGATACCATCTACATCAGTGAGGTGGAAACGGAGACGGCGAGGATAAACCGAGAGCAGCGCTCGGAGCGACATGAGGAAATGATGTACTGGGGATACAAGTTTGAGCAGTACATATGCGCAG ATGATGTGGACGGGACTCCAGATCCAGGAGGAGTCGTGAACACAAACGAAGCGTTTTGTACGGTGGTGCAGACTCGTCTAGCCGAACACAAGCTGCTCTTCTCTGGAGAAGTGGACTGTCGGGTTAAAGACCCCGAAGCTCCTCCCGCTCCGTCCTGTTACGTGGAGCTCAAGACCTCAGCGGAGATCTGCACCCCGAAACAGCGCAGCAACTTCCACAG ATACAAGTTGCTGAAATGGTGGGCACAGTCATTTCTTCCTGGAGTGCCACAGATAGTCGCTGGATTTCGGGATCATGAAGGGGTGGTGGTGTCTGTGGAGACGTTTCAAACTTCTAAAATATCACAACTGATCAAG AATGAGTTTAACTGCTGGAAGCCCACAGTCTGTATGAATTTCTGCAGCGATTTCTTGTCCTTTGTCAAATCAGTTGTTAAAGAAGACGACCCGAG GTTGGTGTATCTGTTTGCATGGGATCCACACAGAGACGTGACCTACACGGTTCACAGAGACTCACAGTTTAACATCTTACCAGAGTGGTATGTGGAGGAAATGAAATGA